In Bacteroidales bacterium, the sequence ATAAGCGTACCGGTTGTATCTGTATAGTTTAAAGCCTCAATATAATATGCACCTGCCGGAGGGCTGATCGTGCCCGCTATTGCGCCGACAGCCGTTTCCAGGTAACCTCTTACAACGGGTTTAAGCATGTATTTGCCATTGCCGGTCATATGAACTGAAACACTTACGTCAAAATCGATAATTAACCGATACAGGCCGCCTAATTCCAATGGTTGCGGATCCATTTTGATTTTGTAGCCGGATGTCTGGCCCGAAGGAGTTTCAAGCTCATAAGAGATGCCATCTACAACTACCGTATTGTTCGTGCCAAGGATAAGGCGTAATTCACTCATCATGCCCGGGGTTATTGATGTATCGCCGATCAGGAGCATGGTGTTTCCATTGGTGAATTCCTGGAGGTTGTAAACACCGGGTTGCTCAACCGGAAATTCAACCCAACCATTGCCCATGTTAGCTTCCATATAAAGTACTTCCACATTCACAGCATCATAACCAGAAGTTGCATCAACCAGTTTCACAGAAAATACCGGGTTGGTTGCCGGATCATTGGTATTGTTGTTTTTGTCGCATGCGGTCAGGACGGCTAATATGGCGAGGATAATAAGAATGCTTAATTTTTTCATTTTGATTATTTTATTAATTGAATAAATTTTCAGATGGCAAAATTACGTCTGTGTGTCATATTAACTGTTACACAATTAAAGGAAAGAGTTACATCTTTCACATATGCGAAACACTATGAACGATTGCGAAAGGAAAACTCCTTCTGAAATCGTGTATCGTGTTTTGTGCATCATGCATTTAAACCTGCTGCATCAATCTTTTAAAAAGTGAAATTTTGTGACCTGGCGTTTCGGTTTATCTTACCCCTTTAATATTTATTTTTGTCAAAATGTTTTGATAATCAATTATTTATTTACCTTTGCTGCGTTCAAAATTATATTGATTCGCACTTCCTTCCAAAGATTTGCTTTCCTTACAGTTTTCAACTTCTATTTATTTATCAATTTTATTTTTTAATTATGAACATTTTTGTTGCAAAGTTAAGTTCATCCACAACCAGTGATGACTTAAAGACTTTATTTGAAGAGTATGGCGAAGTTACTTCGGCTGCCGTGATCAATGACCGTATGACCGGTCATTCCAAGAAATTCGGATTCGTAGAGATGAAGAATGATGACGAAGCGAACAAAGCCATTAAAGAACTGGACAGCTGCGAATATGACCACGCTGAAATCGTTGTCAAACAAGCCAGGCCCAGAAGTGAATCACCAAGAAGAGAAGAACGTTATTCTAATTATCGTTAAAATATTCGTCTTACTGATTACTTCATGTAAAAGTTAGAGGATGCCGGAAAATTCCGGTATCCTCTTTTTTTTGTGATAAAGAAACTCGATACTGGATTAAAGAAGGAAGGTAAAATTGCGTACCTTTAAAGGTCGATTATAACCAATTCATTATGAGAAGATTTATCACTCTTATCTTCTTCCTGTTTGCACTATCCGAAATATTCGGGCAACGACCTTCAATAGCTCTTACTTTTTCAGCCGTCAACAATACAGATTGGGTTCAGCTTGACAGTATCAGGGTCATGAACCGAACCCAGGGTGGAGACACTGTGTTATATTACCCAGATACCGTCCTGGTACTGGATTACGAGGTGGGTATACCCGAAGTTAACAATGCTGACAAGGGTTTCAAGGTGTTCCAAAACTACCCCAACCCCACTGCAGATCAGACTACCATCAACCTGTACGTGCCTTCAAAGGACTTAGTGAGCATGACCATAACGGATGTGCTTGGTCGTGTGATCATCCGGTTGGAACGGGTACTTGATGAAGGGCTACACTCCTTTAGATTAACTCCCGGTGACGGAAGTATATTCTTCTTCACGGCACAGTGGAGGGGAAAAAACAGCAGCATAAAAATCCTCTGCACTGGGATATTGACATATAAGGCAGGTTCACTTGAATACCGGGGAACTCAAAATTCATCAACAAAATTAAAAGCATCTGAAGATCTTCAAAGCTTTGATTTCAGTATCGGAGATGAATTGCTCTACATTGGTTATACTTATACTACTCAATCCGGCATATGGGATGCACCTGAAGACAGCCAATCTTACACCTTCCAGTTCGCAACCAATATACCCTGTCCAGGGACACCGACAGTAGAATATGGAGGACAATTTTATAATACGATACAGATATTCAGTCAATGTTGGATGAAGGAGGACTTGAACGTTGGGACGATGATTCCAGGACAACAGGAAATGGCAGATGACGGAATCATTGAAAAATACTGTTATAACAACCAGCAAGATAGCTGCACAAAGTATGGTGGTTTATATCAATGGAATGAAATGATGCAATACATTACACAGCAAGGCGCACGGGGCATTTGTGCACAGGGATGGCATATCCCTGCAGATGAGGAATGGAAAGTTTTAGAAGGGGCTGTTGACAGTCAATTTGGAATTGGAGATCCGGAGTGGGATTCTAACTATACTTATCGTGGTTTTGATGCCGGTACAAGATTGAAAACTACCAGTGGTTGGGAAAATAATGGAAACGGGACTGATTTTTTTGGTTTTTCAGCTCTGCCGGGTGGCATGGGCGGTGCTGGTTGGTTCGACGCCATTGGATACGTCGTCAACTGGTGGTCATCTACTGACGGTGGGGATACCTTTTCATGGGGTCGTGGTCTCATTTTCAACAGTCCGGAAGTAGACCGGGAGAATTACTTCTGGAAATGGGGTCACAGTGTACGTTGCTTAAGGGATGAAGTTTATATTGCTCCTCTTACATTAACCTTCACCGCTCTCAATAATGCTTCTTATGTCCGGCTTGACAGCATAAAAGTTATGAATCGCACGCAGGAGTTTAATACTACGATCTTTTGGTCAGACACGACACTTGTTTTAAAATCAGATCTGCCTTACAATGTAGGTGATGAACTGCTCCTGATCGGTTATTCAGACACGCTTGAGTCAGGGATACTTGATAGTCCTTTGGAAAGTGAAAACTACACTTTTCAGTTCGCCACCAACATCCCCTGCCCGGGAACACCAACGGTTGAATACGAGGGACAGATTTATAACACTATCCAAATTTTCAGTCAGTGCTGGCTGAAAGAGAACCTGAATGTAGGAGTGATGATCCCGGCAAACGTCGATCAATGGGACAATGGAATAATAGAAAAGTACTGTTATAACAATGAACCTGACAGTTGCATAAAATATGGAGGTTTTTATCAATGGAGAGAAATGATGAAGTACGCTGAACCACCGGGAGTACAGGGTATTTGTCCTCCCGGGTGGCACATCCCCACAGATAATGAATGGAAAATCCTGGAAGGTTCAGCAGATAGCTATTATCCAATAGGAGATCCTGAATGGGATATCAGAATAGCCTGGCGTGGTTATGATGCCGGAACAAACCTGAAAACCATTAGTGGCTGGTATGAAAATGGAAACGGCACTGACTTGTACGGCTTTTCGGGACTTGCTAGCGGATGGAAAGAAGGGTCCGGCTTCTCCGATCTTGGCTATAACACCAGTTGGTGGACCTCTACAGGACACTTTGCCCACGAGGCATGGATCCGTTCCCTGCACTATTCTTTTCCGGAAATATACCAGGTTAGTGGCAATTGGGGTTACTTCGCTTTCAGTGTCCGCTGCCTGAAAGACGATTGAAACTACCCGTAGCTTGATATCTCAATGACGGTCTTGCTCTTTGTTGTAAATTATAAAAAGATGGATCAAACCAAAGAACCATGAATAAATACTCTCTCGTCTTATTCATCCTGGTAATAATCCGGGTGGACACCCAAGCCCAATCCTGCCTTCCTGAAGGTATTACTTTTACTACCCAGGCACAGGTTGACAGTTTTCAGGTGAATTATCCAAACTGCTCCCAGATTGAAGGGGATGTTACAATTGGTCAATGGGATATCGAAATCAATATCACTCACCTGAACGGTTTGAGTGTATTGAATTCCATCGGTGGTACTCTTAAAATCTGGTATACCGATTCATTGACCAGCCTGACAGGGTTGGAGGGATTGACTTTCATTGGTGGGGGGCTTTCAATTTCTGTTAACGATGCCTTGACCAGCCTGTCTGGGCTGAACAATGTGACTTCCATACACAACGAAATTGAAATCGATAATAACGCTGCTCTGACCAGTTTAACAGGGCTGAATAATGTAACATCCGTCGGAGGCTACATTCATATCCAAATCAATCCTGTTCTTACGAGTTTAACAGGGCTGGATAATGTCACTTCCATCGGAGGATCCCTTTGGATTCTTCACAATCCTGTTCTAACAAATTTAGAACCACTGCATAAAGTAGATTCAATCATGGATTTTCTTTGGATTTATTCAAATAACGCTCTTACCAGCCTGGAAGGATTGGAAAATATTACTTACGTCGGTGAAGATCTTTCGATCTCTGGGAACCCATTACTGACCAGCATGACGGGGCTGGAGGGTTTGACTTTCATAGGGGGTATAATTGTTCTCGATGATAACATTGCCCTGACTAGTATAACGAGCTTGGCTAATGTGACTTCGATCGGGGGAAGGATTGAGTTTGATGGAAACTGGACCCTGACCAGTTTGATCGGATTGGACAACATAAGTGCTGGATCTATCACAGGTATTAATATCATAAATAACTATGCTCTATCAACCTGCGAAGTACAAAGCATTTGCGATTATTTAGCCATCCCAAACGGATTCGTTCAATTCTACAACAACGCCACAGGTTGCAACAGCCAGGAAGAAGTTGAAACCGCT encodes:
- a CDS encoding DUF4382 domain-containing protein — translated: MKKLSILIILAILAVLTACDKNNNTNDPATNPVFSVKLVDATSGYDAVNVEVLYMEANMGNGWVEFPVEQPGVYNLQEFTNGNTMLLIGDTSITPGMMSELRLILGTNNTVVVDGISYELETPSGQTSGYKIKMDPQPLELGGLYRLIIDFDVSVSVHMTGNGKYMLKPVVRGYLETAVGAIAGTISPPAGAYYIEALNYTDTTGTLIDPVTGEFLIGTAMPGTYNVTFYANPGFSDRTIGGVVVLAGNITQMGIVNIE
- a CDS encoding T9SS type A sorting domain-containing protein — its product is MNKYSLVLFILVIIRVDTQAQSCLPEGITFTTQAQVDSFQVNYPNCSQIEGDVTIGQWDIEINITHLNGLSVLNSIGGTLKIWYTDSLTSLTGLEGLTFIGGGLSISVNDALTSLSGLNNVTSIHNEIEIDNNAALTSLTGLNNVTSVGGYIHIQINPVLTSLTGLDNVTSIGGSLWILHNPVLTNLEPLHKVDSIMDFLWIYSNNALTSLEGLENITYVGEDLSISGNPLLTSMTGLEGLTFIGGIIVLDDNIALTSITSLANVTSIGGRIEFDGNWTLTSLIGLDNISAGSITGINIINNYALSTCEVQSICDYLAIPNGFVQFYNNATGCNSQEEVETACLNGVDETTIPDNQIKIFPNPSSTSITLSLPSTITVNSTTLSIRNVSAQQVLSRCITEPITILDIGTLPRGVYIVKITDNSTVEFGKFVKQ
- a CDS encoding RNA-binding protein, with the translated sequence MNIFVAKLSSSTTSDDLKTLFEEYGEVTSAAVINDRMTGHSKKFGFVEMKNDDEANKAIKELDSCEYDHAEIVVKQARPRSESPRREERYSNYR